The following proteins come from a genomic window of Gimesia chilikensis:
- a CDS encoding TIGR04283 family arsenosugar biosynthesis glycosyltransferase, whose product MDSAAALSVVIPILQGDATWRDLLPDLSAFPDSTEFLFVSNGPPPADWETLLQAFPLRQQCRWQQTAIGRAVQMNQGAALAQKPILLFLHADSRLSPRSVEKLFESLQKAPQALHYFNLRFEDQSFFLMHANRWGVWFRSHLLGMPFGDQGLCLGKEVFHSLCGFDETAAYGEDHLLVWKARQAGLRLKCTGADIATSARKYRERGWLKVTLQHLWLTACQATPQFYLLMKARIRAWFHGKAQSPSL is encoded by the coding sequence ATGGATTCTGCAGCAGCGCTTTCCGTCGTGATCCCGATACTCCAGGGGGATGCAACCTGGCGTGACCTGCTGCCCGATTTGAGTGCGTTTCCGGATTCAACCGAGTTTCTGTTTGTCTCAAATGGGCCTCCACCCGCTGACTGGGAGACGCTACTGCAGGCATTTCCACTCCGGCAGCAATGTCGCTGGCAGCAGACAGCAATCGGCCGAGCGGTGCAGATGAACCAGGGAGCCGCGCTGGCTCAAAAGCCCATTCTGCTGTTCCTGCACGCCGATTCACGTCTCTCTCCGCGTAGCGTTGAGAAACTGTTCGAGTCCCTGCAAAAGGCCCCTCAGGCACTACATTATTTTAATCTGCGGTTTGAGGATCAGAGCTTTTTCCTGATGCACGCCAATCGCTGGGGCGTCTGGTTTCGCTCGCATCTTCTGGGCATGCCCTTTGGAGATCAGGGGCTTTGCCTGGGGAAGGAAGTCTTTCATTCGCTGTGCGGATTTGACGAAACAGCGGCCTATGGTGAAGATCATCTGCTGGTCTGGAAAGCCCGTCAGGCGGGACTGCGATTGAAATGCACGGGGGCAGACATTGCCACGAGCGCCCGTAAATATCGGGAGCGGGGCTGGCTCAAGGTCACACTCCAGCACCTCTGGCTCACGGCCTGCCAGGCGACACCCCAATTCTATTTACTGATGAAAGCACGGATTCGAGCATGGTTTCACGGCAAGGCGCAATCGCCGTCTTTGTAA
- a CDS encoding sulfite exporter TauE/SafE family protein — translation MMFSDPQLWLFVLLAVFCSALIQGIIGFGYAIVAMAVLPLLLNFREANLLVAYSIVLPVIWTFWAYRRHSNLKLLAGAIIGSLVGLPLGLLTFTLIDLDYLVRGTGLVILLIVVDGFFQKAPHVDEGPQKASSVWSTFAGFCSGFLAGSTSIAGPPIVIYAIRQPWTQEQYKGFIFGFFIMISISRAIGLALMGFATLPVLVTTAVIVPFVFLGTKLGLMLGPKINPVLFKRCLLLLLAVSSLYMLIQGKPAVPTEDEPPMVEIIEPGDGQPKIQTFPEKSSP, via the coding sequence ATGATGTTTTCTGATCCACAGTTGTGGTTATTCGTCCTCCTTGCTGTTTTCTGTTCTGCATTGATCCAGGGAATTATTGGCTTCGGTTATGCCATCGTAGCGATGGCGGTGCTGCCTCTATTGCTCAATTTTCGCGAAGCCAATCTGCTCGTGGCTTACAGTATTGTGCTGCCGGTAATCTGGACGTTCTGGGCTTACCGCAGGCATTCGAACCTGAAACTGCTGGCGGGAGCCATCATCGGTTCGCTGGTGGGACTGCCCCTGGGGCTGTTGACATTCACCCTGATTGATCTGGATTACCTGGTGCGAGGCACCGGGCTGGTGATCCTGCTGATCGTGGTCGACGGTTTCTTTCAGAAAGCCCCCCACGTGGACGAAGGGCCGCAGAAAGCCTCTTCGGTGTGGAGCACATTCGCCGGGTTCTGCAGCGGTTTCCTGGCAGGATCGACGAGTATCGCGGGGCCGCCGATCGTGATCTATGCGATTCGTCAGCCGTGGACGCAGGAACAATACAAGGGATTCATCTTCGGCTTCTTCATAATGATTTCCATTTCGCGGGCCATCGGTCTGGCTCTGATGGGCTTCGCCACACTCCCCGTGCTGGTGACGACCGCGGTGATTGTTCCCTTTGTCTTTCTGGGAACCAAACTGGGCCTGATGCTGGGGCCTAAAATTAACCCGGTATTGTTTAAGCGGTGCCTGCTCTTACTGCTGGCGGTCAGTTCGCTGTATATGCTGATCCAGGGCAAGCCGGCGGTTCCTACGGAAGATGAACCTCCGATGGTCGAAATCATTGAACCGGGCGATGGACAACCGAAGATTCAGACCTTCCCGGAAAAATCGTCTCCCTGA
- a CDS encoding methyltransferase domain-containing protein, with protein sequence MNSVNARQQSTEEASVYNRYASAAQELEQSLCCPVQYNPAYLSIIPEEILEKDYGCGDPSPYISPGDTVLDLGSGGGKICYIASQIVGPEGRVIGVDCNAEMLALARKYQQPVAEELGYANVEFRCGLIQDLQLDLDLLNQELAHSPIDSQARWLELRDLEQRLRSESPLIADESVDCVVSNCVLNLVREADRAQLLQEVFRVLKRGGKAVISDIVCDEDVPQEMRDDPTLWSGCISGAFREDAFLAAFEAAGFHGIEILKREEQPWQTVNGIEFRSVTVSAYKGKQGPCLERNQALIYRGPFKKVEDDDGHLYFRGQRIAVCDKTFNLLQQAPYTGQFLPVEPYQDIPLEQATEMDCRRNAIRDPRETKGKGFDLTTQILDSCCTPDGGCC encoded by the coding sequence ATGAACTCAGTCAATGCGCGACAGCAGTCAACCGAAGAGGCATCGGTTTACAATCGCTATGCCAGTGCCGCCCAGGAACTCGAGCAATCACTCTGCTGTCCGGTACAATACAACCCCGCCTACCTGTCGATCATCCCGGAAGAAATTCTCGAAAAAGATTACGGCTGCGGAGATCCGTCACCCTACATTTCTCCGGGAGACACGGTCCTCGACCTGGGATCGGGGGGCGGTAAGATCTGTTATATCGCTTCCCAGATTGTCGGCCCGGAGGGACGGGTGATCGGCGTGGACTGCAATGCAGAAATGCTGGCGCTGGCGCGAAAGTATCAGCAGCCGGTCGCGGAAGAACTGGGATATGCGAACGTGGAATTTCGCTGCGGCCTGATTCAGGATCTGCAGCTGGACCTCGACCTGCTCAACCAGGAACTGGCCCACAGCCCCATCGATAGCCAGGCACGCTGGCTGGAACTGCGTGACCTGGAACAGCGACTGCGCAGTGAATCGCCCCTGATCGCGGACGAGAGTGTCGACTGTGTCGTCTCCAACTGCGTGTTGAACCTGGTGCGGGAAGCGGACCGGGCTCAGTTGCTGCAGGAAGTCTTTCGGGTATTGAAGCGGGGCGGGAAAGCGGTCATCAGCGATATCGTCTGCGATGAAGATGTGCCCCAGGAGATGCGCGATGATCCGACGCTCTGGTCGGGTTGTATCTCGGGCGCGTTTCGGGAAGATGCGTTCCTGGCGGCTTTCGAAGCGGCTGGCTTCCATGGGATAGAAATTCTCAAACGCGAAGAGCAGCCCTGGCAGACCGTCAACGGAATTGAGTTCCGTTCGGTCACCGTCTCTGCTTATAAAGGAAAACAAGGGCCCTGCCTGGAGCGTAACCAGGCTTTGATTTATCGCGGTCCGTTCAAAAAAGTGGAAGACGACGACGGTCATCTCTATTTCCGCGGACAGCGGATCGCGGTCTGCGACAAAACATTCAATCTGTTGCAGCAGGCCCCTTATACGGGACAGTTTCTGCCGGTGGAACCGTACCAGGATATTCCACTGGAACAGGCGACCGAGATGGACTGTCGTCGGAATGCGATTCGGGATCCCCGGGAAACCAAAGGCAAGGGTTTTGACCTGACCACCCAGATTCTGGACTCCTGCTGTACCCCGGACGGTGGCTGCTGCTGA
- a CDS encoding TIGR04282 family arsenosugar biosynthesis glycosyltransferase, with protein sequence MVSRQGAIAVFVKTPGYSPLKTRLAADIGQQSAEQFHTRSARAVQAVVAAVSKERQVVPCWAVAEPTACDAPLWNDFTTIPQGAGGLGDRLAHINQSLLEQHAFVIFLGADAPQLSKEILLEAIDLLDQPAEPPRFVLGPAADGGFYLFGTRVCLDEQLWNSVPYSVNETSSVLCERLQLLGAVHQLSRLTDVDTVTDLPALIQELLQLETRLPAQQQLLEWLQGDDFSGKV encoded by the coding sequence ATGGTTTCACGGCAAGGCGCAATCGCCGTCTTTGTAAAGACTCCGGGGTATTCCCCCTTAAAGACGAGGCTGGCCGCCGACATCGGGCAGCAGTCAGCCGAGCAGTTTCATACACGTTCCGCCCGGGCAGTGCAGGCAGTGGTAGCAGCCGTCTCAAAGGAAAGACAGGTCGTTCCCTGCTGGGCGGTCGCGGAACCGACGGCTTGCGACGCGCCTCTCTGGAACGATTTCACAACCATCCCACAGGGAGCAGGGGGGCTCGGAGACAGACTGGCCCACATCAATCAGAGCTTGCTGGAGCAGCACGCGTTCGTGATTTTTCTCGGTGCAGACGCGCCCCAGTTATCGAAAGAGATCCTGCTGGAAGCAATTGATCTTCTCGACCAGCCTGCAGAACCTCCCCGGTTCGTCCTGGGACCTGCCGCAGATGGGGGCTTCTATCTGTTTGGGACGCGGGTCTGCCTGGACGAACAACTCTGGAACAGTGTGCCTTACAGCGTTAACGAGACCTCGTCAGTTCTTTGTGAACGACTGCAACTTTTGGGGGCCGTGCATCAACTGTCCCGGTTGACCGATGTGGATACGGTTACAGACCTGCCTGCGCTCATTCAGGAACTGTTGCAGCTGGAAACCCGGTTGCCTGCCCAGCAGCAGCTGCTGGAGTGGCTTCAGGGAGACGATTTTTCCGGGAAGGTCTGA
- a CDS encoding MFS transporter, producing the protein MQDELKEDKWYHGISRYQWLVLIIASLGWVFDVFEGQIFVASMNEAMPSLIRVEPLSEEELQNPQKVEAHEKEISGRKALYNNIALGAFLIGGALGGIAFGALSDRIGRKKTMSLTILFYSFFTCLSALSQEWWQLAGFRFLVALGVGGEWAVASTLVAETFPPKARARVGSIFHASSVLGTYLAILAGAFIIGNESIQAYAENAGHPSLPWRIGFALGVVPSFLIIWIRRSMHEPESWQQAQEASHDGEGKKLGSIMDLMLPEYVKGTCIGVLLAAIGLATFWGVHIYGKNAFLNAVQADYLAEQFPGQAEISPDESKAYLETIKAPLKRWEMLGMFLATTGGGLGLLAFGPICEWVGRRGAFFLFHVGGLISSLLLFQVFHNATVIGCFLPVFGFLTLGMHAGYAIYFPELYPTRMRGTGTGFCFNAGRILAAPILFIGGWMQKDWGYSLAQTATILSMLYIVGAILPYFARETKGSELLE; encoded by the coding sequence ATGCAAGACGAACTCAAAGAAGACAAATGGTATCACGGCATTTCCCGTTACCAGTGGCTCGTGTTGATTATTGCCTCGCTGGGCTGGGTATTCGATGTGTTCGAAGGCCAGATCTTCGTCGCCAGTATGAACGAGGCGATGCCTTCACTGATCCGGGTTGAGCCTTTGAGTGAGGAGGAACTCCAGAATCCCCAGAAAGTAGAGGCACACGAGAAAGAGATCTCGGGGCGGAAGGCGCTCTATAACAATATCGCGCTCGGCGCCTTCCTGATCGGTGGTGCGCTGGGGGGGATTGCCTTTGGCGCTTTGAGCGACCGCATCGGCCGTAAAAAGACGATGTCGCTGACGATTCTGTTCTATTCGTTCTTTACCTGTCTCTCGGCGTTGTCACAGGAATGGTGGCAACTGGCCGGGTTCCGCTTTCTCGTGGCCCTCGGTGTAGGGGGCGAGTGGGCGGTGGCGAGTACCCTCGTTGCGGAAACTTTTCCCCCGAAAGCGCGCGCCCGTGTGGGGAGTATCTTTCACGCCTCCAGTGTGCTGGGAACCTACCTCGCGATTCTGGCGGGGGCCTTTATCATCGGGAATGAAAGTATTCAGGCCTATGCCGAAAATGCAGGTCACCCCAGTCTTCCCTGGCGGATTGGTTTTGCACTCGGGGTCGTGCCTTCATTCCTGATCATCTGGATCCGTCGTTCGATGCACGAGCCGGAATCCTGGCAACAGGCCCAGGAGGCTTCGCACGACGGTGAAGGCAAGAAGCTGGGCTCCATCATGGACCTGATGTTACCCGAGTATGTTAAGGGGACCTGCATCGGGGTGCTGCTGGCCGCGATCGGGCTGGCCACGTTCTGGGGTGTGCACATCTATGGAAAGAATGCGTTTTTGAATGCCGTTCAGGCGGACTACCTGGCTGAACAGTTCCCCGGACAGGCTGAAATCTCTCCCGATGAAAGCAAGGCATACCTGGAAACGATCAAGGCGCCCCTCAAACGCTGGGAGATGCTGGGAATGTTCCTGGCGACGACTGGCGGTGGACTGGGGCTGCTGGCATTCGGACCGATCTGCGAATGGGTCGGACGCCGAGGGGCATTTTTCCTGTTTCACGTAGGCGGGCTGATCAGTTCCTTACTGCTGTTCCAGGTATTTCATAATGCGACCGTGATCGGCTGCTTCCTGCCTGTGTTTGGTTTTCTGACACTCGGCATGCACGCCGGTTATGCGATATACTTCCCCGAACTTTATCCCACCCGCATGCGGGGCACCGGTACCGGCTTCTGCTTTAATGCCGGTCGTATCCTGGCTGCACCAATCCTTTTCATCGGGGGCTGGATGCAGAAGGACTGGGGCTATTCACTGGCACAGACAGCAACAATTCTGAGCATGCTGTACATCGTCGGTGCGATTCTGCCCTACTTTGCCCGTGAAACCAAAGGCAGCGAGCTGCTGGAATAG